One part of the Vicia villosa cultivar HV-30 ecotype Madison, WI linkage group LG6, Vvil1.0, whole genome shotgun sequence genome encodes these proteins:
- the LOC131614271 gene encoding uncharacterized protein LOC131614271 gives MSRRTDFIRDVDDSKETWRLAVRINDLWTVVNSKGVEHLEIVLIDSKGDRIQALARGDHTSKWKQLLKEDMTCVINNGNVYENDFQWKLCDHPKKFVFLSGTTVKPVDLNNIPSEKYFFKDFSDILAGGCKMDRLQDIIGVVDEIENCQSKIGGKKIVISFKLKDLSGNIVTCTLWDTYGTRFLNYYNDESNCGAIVIVLTHAIIKDSQVSNGRSGSKLFINDDIAVINEFMSKLSESQRNEKPLQSTQTMSSWSGSTQYTSIDKFVYNAKCMSLAEVAKLKQETVCVTVATTLKFAVSKYGWFYYGCTGCTLKAPNPDNPFKCGCGENGVKPVPRYKVEIHVIDGESKFRFVFWDTDCFNIIGKTADDMRKSMIENSEDDPMVYPDELDVLLKKRIAFRVKVQPNFNQGSVQKLLTDASSVDQILENYIKQQDEQTKDIVVNEPKTPTDTLTFNISGKDPRKEYTVDFSAHSLSACGENEPEINSIVTPTKAKSSSAPDGDNEYFIVKINKMKAAKARFNRMNVLRQKKAKRLKRAYKENECFFSPSSVQQSSSFRTPLSTITMNTINISSSYSPNHFQPFSSSPQPSNTLGLNLTNKDNYFFFSPISVEQSSSFRTPLSTITMNTINISESSSPNTCQPSSSRTQPSTVEILKSRRPNIYRSNGLGLNLTKKFNSTVSGSNDHPDVSTSPVQDTDNNNLFSDSDDNSTESFETDSDIEYLDEGYNISTELHSATTSSNGYYDVGDANVVCQQCGAQMWYLERKEKNRNRSIPKFSLCCRNGKIQLPFLKMPPKYLQHLLFDSDTVWSRNFQQNIRMYNMMFAFTSPGTKMDNRFNNGGGPPTFRIQGQACHRIGSMLPMPGQTPKFAQLYIYDTEHEIQHRINGMRTKTGVDIDIVTKVSQMLYEHNVHAQSFQMARDILSQRSVTDLKLRLISDRNTDGRIYNQPTVSEVAALIVGDVDTAEKRDIIMHKQSGALQRIHEYHTSYLGYQYPLLFPYGEDGYTPNVKHRDHGRVVRSTTPNSRDELEYDDVPWEEAMKRNRLTIREWMAFRIQSRHNEAPTLLRARRLFQQFLVDGYTMLESERLRWLRKNQSKLRVGKYHNLNELNSNRVTQGSSTGKRVVLPSSYVGSRRYMDQLYFDRMAICSYVGFPDLFITFTCNPNWPEIQRYVRKSNLKPADRPDIICRVFKMKFDELLSDLTKKSVMGKVLAYMYTIEFQKRGLPHAHIIIFLHPTSKYPNADDIDKIISAEIPDENSDHELYNLVKSHMIHGPCGRLNRNAPCTRDGKCSKYFPKEFRPQTIVDQDGFPVYRRRDNGHTVLKNGIRFDNRHVVPYNSGLLKKFRGHINMEWCNQSSSIKYLFKYINKGYDRITAAVVRNDEVSQNAQKNINEIKQYLDCRYVSPCEACWRIFSFPIHGRKPAVERLFFHCEGENSVFYRDMDRLDTVLEKPSVTESMFTAWFEANKKYPEAKELTYNKFVGKFVYVKKTREWKPRKKGYTIGRLVWVPPSSGELYYLRMMLTHVKGPQSYEDIKIVNNKRCNSFRDACFAMGFIGDDREYIAAIEEASHWGSGHYLRLLFVHMLLSSSLNRPTHVWKKTWQLLSDGILYEQRRIANNRELILSNEELVNLTLVEVEKLLQKNRKSLSDFVGMPQPNGYVVQQLGNRLIYDEHEQRTVFNTIIGAVNNERGGVFSLYGYGGTGKTYIWRTLASCIRSRKHICLTVASSGIAYLLLPGGRTAHSMFKIPIPTLEESICDIPKNTDRAELLRSAKLIIWDEAPMANKYCFEALDKTLKDLMSDTKPSKSIFGGKVVVLGGDFRQILPVIPRDSRSDIIHASINSSYIWDHCKVLRLTKNMRLLQSTTPSSSKELEEFSNWILDVGDGKLAEPNDGYADIDIPKDIAILAGTLETVDVVNRYALDMIPGDEKIFLSSDSVDQMDTDACDSFDALTTEFLNTLTASGLPQHSIRLKVGTLIMLLRNIDQSEGLCNGTRLIVTRLADHVIEARIISGKKYRNFILHSKNGYLSNTITLAF, from the exons ATGTCTCGCAGAACCGATTTCATACGTGATGTTGATGATTCTAAAGAAACATGGCGCCTTGCTGTTCGTATCAACGATCTCTGGACTGTCGTAAATAGTAAAGGTGTCGAGCATCTTGAGATAGTGTTGATTGATTCAAAG ggaGATCGTATTCAAGCGTTGGCCCGTGGTGACCATACTTCAAAGTGGAAGCAGCTGCTGAAAGAGGATATGACCTGCGTCATAAATAATGGAAATGTTTATGAAAATGATTTCCAGTGGAAGCTGTGCGATCATccaaaaaaatttgttttcttgAGCGGTACAACTGTTAAACCAGTTGACCTTAACAACATTCCATCTGAGAAATATTTCTTTAAAGATTTCTCCGATATACTCGCGGGAGGATGTAAGATGGACAGACTTCAAG ATATCATAGGTGTGGTTGATGAGATTGAAAACTGCCAATCCAAGATTGGAGGAAAAAAGATTGTCATTTCTTTTAAACTGAAAGATTTGAG TGGGAACATTGTAACTTGCACGTTGTGGGACACTTACGGAACCAGGTTTTTAAATTACTATAATGACGAATCAAACTGTGGAGCAATAGTCATTGTTCTAACTCATGCAATCATTAAGGATTCTCAGG TCTCTAATGGCCGGAGTGGCTCAAAACTGTTTATCAATGACGATATTGCTGTTATCAATGAATTCATGTCTAA GCTGTCTGAATCTCAGAGGAATGAAAAACCATTGCAATCCACTCAGACGATGTCTTCTTGGTCTGGGTCAACCCAATACACATCTATTGATAAGTTTGTTTATAATGCCAAATGTATGTCGCTAGCTGAAGTGGCAAAGTTAAAACAG GAAACTGTCTGTGTAACTGTGGCTACTACTTTGAAATTTGCTGTTTCCAAATATGGATGGTTCTACTATGGATGCACCGGCTGCACTTTGAAGGCTCCAAATCCAGATAATCCGTTTAAATGTGGATGTGGTGAAAATGGTGTGAAACCTGTACCAAG gTACAAGGTTGAGATTCATGTAATTGATGGAGAATCCAAGTTCCGCTTTGTATTTTGGGATACCGATTGTTTTAATATCATTGGAAAAACAGCCGACGATATGCGCAAATCCATGATAGAG AATAGTGAAGATGATCCTATGGTCTATCCAGACGAACTTGATGTACTTTTGAAAAAGAGAATTGCTTTTAGAGTTAAAGTGCAGCCAAACTTCAATCAAGGATCCGTTCAGAAGCTTTTAACAGATGCATCTTCTGTTGATCAGATTTTAGAAAACTACATCAAACAGCAAGATGAGCAAACTAAAGACATTGTAGTCAATGAACCAAAAACACCAACAGATACCTTG ACTTTCAACATTAGTGGTAAGGATCCAAGAAAGGAATATACCGTTGATTTTTCCGCT CATTCACTTTCGGCATGTGGAGAAAATGAACCCGAAATTAACAGTATAGTCACCCCAACAAAGGCGAAGTCATCAAGTGCGCCAGACGGTGATAATGAAT ATTTTATTGTAAAA ATCAACAAAATGAAAGCTGCTAAGGCAAGGTTTAATAGAATGAATGTCCTCAGGCAGAAGAAGGCAAAGCGGTTGAAGAGAGCATACAAAGAGAATGAGTGTTTCTTCTCTCCATCTTCCGTCCAACAATCTTCGTCGTTCCGAACACCTTTATCAACCATAACTATGAATACCATCAACATTTCATCATCATATTCACCTAACCACTTTCAACCATTTTCTTCAAGTCCCCAACCTTCAAACACATTGGGTCTGAATTTAACAAACAAAGATAATTACTTTTTCTTCTCTCCAATTTCCGTCGAACAATCTTCGTCCTTCCGAACACCGTTATCAACCATAACAATGAATACCATCAACATTTCGGAGTCATCTTCACCTAACACATGTCAACCATCTTCTTCAAGAACTCAACCTTCAACTGTTGAGATTTTAAAATCTCGGAGACCCAACATATATCGTTCGAACGGATTgggtttgaatttgacaaaaaaatttaacAGCACCGTTAGTGGTTCAAATGATCATCCTGATGTTTCTACATCTCCTGTCCAGGACACGGACAATAACAATTTATTTTCGGATTCAGATGACAATAGTACAGAAA GTTTTGAAACGGACTCCGATATTGAATACCTGGATGAAGGTTATAACATCTCTACAGAGTTGCATTCTGCAACGACTTCTTCAAATG GATACTACGATGTAGGAGACGCTAATGTTGTATGTCAACAGTGCGGTGCGCAAATGTGGTATCTTGAAAGAAAGGAAAAGAATCGAAATAGATCTATTCCTAAATTTTCATTGTGTTGTCGAAATGGCAAGATTCAACTTCCATTTCTCAAGATGCCACCTAAATATTTGCAACATCTCCTATTTGACAGTGATACGGTTTGGTCTCGCAATTTCCAGCAAAACATACGAATGTATAACATGATGTTTGCATTCACATCTCCTGGTACTAAGATGGATAACCGTTTTAACAACGGAGGCGGTCCTCCTACTTTCCGTATTCAAGGGCAGGCCTGTCATAGAATTGGTAGTATGTTACCCATGCCGGGACAGACTCCAAAATTTGCCCAGCTCTATATTTACGACACTGAACATGAAATACAACACAGGATTAATGGGATGAG AACAAAAACTGGCGTTGACATTGATATTGTTACAAAAGTTTCTCAAATGTTGTACGAACACAACGTACATGCTCAGTCTTTCCAAATGGCAAGAGATATTTTGTCTCAACGAAGTGTAACAGATTTGAAACTGAGACTTATTTCAGACAGAAATACTGATGGACGTATTTATAATCAGCCAACTGTTTCCGAGGTTGCCGCTTTGATAGTTGGTGATGTCGATACAGCTGAAAAAAGAGATATCATAATGCACAAACAGTCGGGCGCTCTTCAAAGAATTCATGAGTATCATACTTCTTATCTTGGATATCAATATCCATTGCTTTTTCCATATGGTGAGGATGGATATACGCCAAATGTGAAACATCGGGATCACGGTCGCGTTGTACGTTCCACCACACCGAACAGTCGTGATGAATTGGAATATGACGATGTTCCATGGGAAGAAGCTATGAAGAGAAACAGGCTAACAATAAGAGAATGGATGGCATTCCGAATACAATCAAGACATAACGAGGCACCGACATTGTTAAGAGCTCGAAGGCTATTCCAACAATTTTTAGTTGATGGTTATACAATGTTGGAATCGGAGAGACTTAGATGGCTTCGTAAAAATCAATCCAAATTAAGGGTTGGAAAATATCACAATTTGAATGAGTTAAACTCAAACAGGGTGACACAAGGCTCAAGCACCGGAAAAAGAGTAGTTTTGCCGTCTTCATATGTTGGCAGTCGTAGATATATGGATCAACTATATTTTGACAGAATGGCAATTTGCAGCTATGTTGGTTTTCCTGACCTATTTATTACATTTACATGTAATCCAAACTGGCCGGAGATACAACGTTATGTCAGAAAATCAAACTTGAAACCGGCCGATCGTCCAGACATTATTTGTCGAGTATTTAAAATGAAGTTTGATGAGTTACTGTCCGATCTCACCAAGAAATCTGTCATGGGCAAGGTCCTTGCCT ATAtgtataccattgaatttcaaaagAGGGGTTTGCCACATGCTCACATAATAATTTTTCTTCATCCAACCAGCAAGTATCCAAACGCAGATGATATTGATAAGATAATTTCAGCTGAAATACCTGACGAGAATTCTGATCATGAGCTCTATAACTTGGTAAAGTCACATATGATACACGGTCCATGCGGAAGACTTAACCGAAATGCACCGTGTACAAGGGATGGGAAATGTTCCAAGTATTTTCCAAAGGAATTCCGTCCTCAAACAATAGTCGATCAAGATGGCTTCCCTGTTTATCGAAGAAGAGACAATGGTCACACTGTGTTAAAGAATGGAATTCGGTTTGATAACCGTCACGTTGTACCATACAATTCAGGATTGTTAAAGAAGTTTCGAGGTCACATAAATATGGAGTGGTGCAATCAAAGTTCTTCGATAAAGTATTTGTTTAAATACATTAACAAAGGTTACGACAGAATCACTGCTGCCGTTGTTAGGAATGATGAGGTGAGCCAAAATGCCCAGAAAAATATCAACGAGATTAAACAATATCTTGATTGCAGATATGTTTCTCCTTGTGAAGCATGTTGGAGAATATTCTCTTTTCCCATACATGGAAGAAAACCCGCGGTTGAGAGGTTATTTTTTCACTGTGAAGGAGAGAATTCTGTGTTTTACAGAGACATGGATCGCTTAGATACCGTGTTGGAAAAGCCAAGTGTCACGGAATCAATGTTTACTGCTTGGTTTGAGGCAAACAAAAAATATCCTGAAGCCAAGGAGTTAACATATAACAAGTTTGTTGGAAAGTTTGTTTATGTAAAGAAAACAAGGGAATGGAAACCGCGGAAAAAGGGTTATACAATTGGTAGATTGGTATGGGTTCCTCCAAGCTCGGGTGAGTTGTACTATCTCAGAATGATGTTAACGCATGTAAAAGGTCCACAGAGTTACGAAGACataaaaatagttaataacaAAAGATGTAATTCTTTCCGCGATGCTTGCTTTGCTATGGGATTTATTGGTGACGATAGGGAGTACATCGCTGCCATTGAAGAGGCAAGTCACTGGGGATCTGGGCATTATTTGAGGTTACTTTTTGTTCATATGCTGCTATCAAGCAGCTTGAATAGACCAACACATGTTTGGAAAAAAACATGGCAATTATTATCGGACGGCATATTATATGAACAACGTAGAATTGCAAACAATAGAG AGTTGATTTTGTCAAATGAAGAATTGGTCAATTTGACATTGGTAGAAGTTGAAAAATTACTTCAAAAGAACAGGAAGAGTTTATCCGATTTTGTTGGAATGCCACAGCCAAATGGATATGTTGTTCAGCAATTAGGCAACAGGTTGATTTATGATGAAC atgaacaaagaactgTTTTTAACACTATTATCGGGGCTGTCAATAACGAAAGAGGAGGTGTCTTTTCTCTGTACGGATATGGCGGCACGGGAAAGACGTACATTTGGAGGACATTGGCGTCTTGCATACGTTCGAGAAAACATATTTGCTTGACTGTTGCTTCATCTGGTATAGCTTATCTTTTGCTACCAGGAGGTAGAACAGCCCATTCAATGTTCAAAATTCCAATCCCAACATTGGAGGAATCCATATGTGACATCCCAAAGAATACTGATCGAGCCGAGTTGCTTCGGTCAGCCAAATTAATTATATGGGACGAAGCTCCAATGGCTAACAAGTATTGTTTTGAAGCACTGGATAAAACCCTTAAGGACCTTATGTCCGACACAAAGCCTTCCAAGTCTATTTTTGGTGGTAAAGTTGTTGTTCTTGGCGGTGATTTTCGTCAGATCCTTCCTGTTATTCCAAGGGACAGCCGTTCTGACATCATTCACGCGAGCATCAACTCTTCATACATATGGGATCACTGCAAGGTTCTCAGACTAACAAAAAACATGCGTTTGTTGCAATCCACCACACCTTCAAGTTCAAAAGAATTAGAAGAGTTTTCAAATTGGATTTTAGATGTTGGAGATGGAAAACTGGCTGAACCGAATGATGGATATGCAGATATTGACATACCAAAGGACAT AGCAATATTGGCTGGAACTTTAGAGACAGTTGATGTCGTAAATCGTTATGCGCTAGATATGATTCCAG GAGATGAAAAGATTTTTTTGAGCTCCGACTCAGTTGATCAAATGGACACTGATGCTTGCGATTCTTTTGATGCTTTGACAACGGAATTTTTGAACACCCTGACGGCATCCGGTCTTCCACAACACAGCATTAGACTTAAAGTTGGGACCCTTATAATGCTCTTGAGAAACATCGATCAATCCGAAGGGTTATGCAACGGTACAAGACTCATTGTTACAAGATTGGCCGACCATGTTATAGAGGCAAGGATTATCTCCGGTAAAAAATATCGGAACTTCATTTTACATTCCAAGAATGGATATCTCTCCAACACAATCACCCTGGCCTTTTAA